AGGGCTCGCTGCCAGGGTGAAGGCACCCGATGATACATCAGGAGAGAGCCCCTgacgcgctctccgcgcagcagcgaaaaCAGAGATCAAAATTTGAGGGCGCTAACGTGGTAGAGCTGTCGCCTCCCGCATCGCGAGTGTCGATTCGTGGGGATACTTCCTCAGATTCCTCGCAAGATGATGACCTCCCTAGCGGCCGACACCCTCGCGCAGGTGAGGCAAGTGGCGTTCGTGGCGACCGGAGTGCTGGGCGTCCCGTGCCAGTATTTGCGAGTGAGTCGTGGCGTGAAGCGGCCGAGAGGTGGAGGACCACGCAGTGGCTCGCTTCCTCTTGTGCGAGCACACAATCCTTTTTGAAAGTGTTGTTCCTTGCCTCCGCCGTTTTCGCcctcgggcgccgctgcgactcGAGGCGTTTGAtcaggcgaggcagcagctggcCTTTGACCGACGTCGCCATACAGGCAGCCCCAGCTGTACGACGACTCGCACACGCGGAAGATTCAGACGTGAGCTCGGACGAGGAGCTGCGAGAGCTGTGCCGTCAGATCAGCCGCGCGTGGGGCAGGGACCGGGGCCAGCCACTGACCACCACACCTGTTGGAGGATCGCCTTGTGGTTTCACAGATGAGGCACGTAGTGACATCAAGCGCCCATTGGCGCGCCAGTGGACGGCAGCAGATTCGACGCAGCCGGGGCCCTTTGCGGCCGTTCCAGAGGGGAGCCGTGGTCGCGGGGACATTCGAAGCGACGGAGACACACAGTCGGCGACCGGAGTTTGGCTTGCACGATCTCGTTTAgcagcgacagacgcctCCGTGGGTTTCCAACCTGTTCGCCCTACACAGTGCGAGTCAAGGAGTCATACACGACAAGGCAGGCATTCCAGGCGCGtagcgtcgtcgccctctcctccgcttTGCAGGAAAGGCGAACGCAGGAGTCGAGAGGAGGCTGCGTCGGCCCTGCCGGCCACAGCCAAGCGGCACCGCGGGCCTGACTCgttcccgcccccccccctcgacGCTCCGCGAGCCCCGCCTCTGTACTACACAGAAGGCGTGCATGGCttctcgaggctgcgcacACGAGCACACCTCCCAGTCCTATCGCCGATTGTGGGAAGTCCCTTGAGCCCCTCTTGGTCTGCACGGGGCTCATCCCCGCCTTCGAAaacgacgccggcgagcgctCGGCCGCCCAGCCCAGCTAGCCCCCGAATCCCCCCTGCGGGGGTCGTCCGGTCCCCACCTCTGCCGGGCTCCCCACCGCCGAATCCACCCTTCCTTTTCACCCCAGTCTTGCAGGTCAGTGGCGGGTACGTCCCGCAGACAGGGGGGCCCCTCAAGCGGAAACGGTCGCAGGAGAGAGGTGACTCGCCCGAATTCGGCGAACCTTGTCGCAAGGTCTGGGGCTCGCCGTGGGTCTCTTGGCGCAAAGGGGAACCcgtgctgccgccgtcgccggggGCACTTTGGTCTCCATCGGGCTCTCCTGAGGGTCTACAATCCGATAGTGATTAGGGGCGAGccgtgcggcagcggcgggaaTGGACGGACGGTCTACATCCAGAGAGCTCTGTATTCTGACTTGGCGTTTTCGAGATGTGTAACGACACACCGCTACAACGTGTTCGCAGAGGCAAGAGGTCGCACTGCCATGCGAAAGAGAGCGGGGCGCTGCACGCTAACGTGGAGCTAGAAGGCACTCCACACGCCGTACACAGACTGCACGACGCagcctctcttcgtctcgcagACAGGAATCCTCTTTTCCGAGCAGCAGGCTAGCCGCGAGGTCCTTCTGCTGGTGGCTAGGGGGGGGATGAGGGCGAGCGCTGCACTCGAGGGGGCGAGGGCCGTTCTGTCGCTGCGCTGAGGAACTTCACCTCGGAGGTTTGCAGTCCAGCAGCTTATGAAACGACACGCCCTGCGCCGGATCACGTCTTCCAGGCGCGAAGCCCTTTTTCAATGCCGCCTCTCGAGACCTGACAACGGGACTTGTGCTGCGGGAAGTAAGACCTACACCATGCGCATATAAAGGAGGCCACGGGCACTGGGGGCCACGCCCCCGTACGTGTCGACTCCGTGGCTTCCAAAGTTTCGCCGCAGGGGCCCTTGCGCATAAAGATCCAGCCAACCCTGAGACCCGTTCTTATTCCTGGAGGAGCGCTTGCCGCCAAAGCTGTACACACACCCGGTACTTTTTACGATGTGAGGATCTGCGTCGCGTGACGCACACGGGACCCATGCGACAAACTCTCCAGACGCCCTTTTCCGCGGTGCCAGAGGCTGTGTCGGGGAAGCAGACGTTCAGCGGTTCTCTGTGCAAGACGCACACACGTGCATACCGTAGGTGAAGCCTTCGCTGCTTTTCTTGAGAGTCGGCTATCGCCCAGCCAGGCTCTCTGTGGCTCTTTGGAATGACACGTGGCCACTCTGACAGTCCTTACGGCTCACGGCGTGGAATTGAAGTTTTGAGCGCGCTCGGAACGACCAAGTCTAACGGAGTGTTACACCTAATTCTGACTTGTGACTCCTTGAAACGCAGCGAGGAATCCCTCACCGCCCCTCTTCAGGTCATCTACAGGCTCGTGCTCACTGAACCAGTCCATTCGTCTCGTTTAGCCCGGGGGGACGCGCCTCCTAGCGGAAATCCCTTTTGAACTTTCCTGATGTCAGACACCCGCGCAGAACCCACCGTGGAAGATACCTACAAGGGCGTTGCTACCTGCTTCGGGACGTGAATTTCGCCCAGGCCTCTCAAGGGGTTTCCACCTTTCTACCGCGAGCTTCTACGTGCTTCTCTTTAGATCTATCTTTATCCTCTGCAAAGACTAACTGCGGTCCGCGTTCATCTCGATCGACCCAAGCGTCGCACCCGGTTGCTCTGAGTCTCTCCCGAAGTTCGCACGCGGTGGTCTCCACGCGCGCTtgcgcagggagaggaaggcgcatgCAATCGATAAAAGCGACGAGACTTgtgcgggggcgggggcttTTGGGCTGCCTCGTAACATCATCCGCGGCAAAAAATCAGAGAAGCCTTTCCCACCCGCGACTTATACcaagagagcggagagactGCGAACCTCGAAACAAGCGCGAACCGCCACCAGCCACGACCGGCCGCATCACGGAGCCGCGACGGACGAACCAAAATTGAAGAGATATCGCGAGCTCTCGAAGccgcccgacgcggcgcaggtcTCCACTCCCCATTGATGTGCACATCATCACCCGTTATCGCACTCAGAGATCGTCTCCGCTTAGATCGTCTCCGCTTAGATCggctccgcttctctccgccgagcgccgcaTTGCTGAAACAACTGCATTCGGCAGACCTCACCCCCCCCGCCCTTTCGCTGCGCACGGGGCTCGCTTTCGTCGCCTTGGTCATCGAAGAATGTGCACACTCTCTCCGCGAGACCATATGGAAAAACTCCCTTCAGACGACACGaactcgcgggcgcggcggaactGGCGGGTATTCGGTAttcaaccctaaaccctaaactcgAGCCTTGGTCTTTGCATCCCGCCGGCTCTCCACTCCCCTCACCGCAGTTACGCGCATCCACATAGGTCCATATATTATATaactatacatatataaatatatacacacacatatatatacatatatgcgtTTACACATACATACTATTTGTATATGCACATGCAACACAGGGCTACAcgcatgtgcatatatatatatatatatatatatatatatgcacatgcatgtaGCACTTTGAAGACGCGCGTGGTAGAGCCTCGCAGGCCTCAGTAGAAGGCTGCGTAGTCCGCGTTCTGCGCGCCCCCCTGGCTTCGGTGTGTGCCGACTTCTTCGAACTGCTGGCGGGTGACCGCGTTGTAGTCGAAGAGCGCGCGGTCAGCGTAGGagcagctggcgccgcgccagacAGAAAATtgcggctccgcctccgtGTAGATGTTCACAGGCCAATGCTGAAAAACTCACGCGAACAAACGAACCAACCGGCTTCGTGACCACAGCTGCCGAATGACCGAACGGGTCGCCGCGTGCGGGGGCGCAAACCAGGCAGCCGCACACACCTCGAGCCCCATCCCGATGCCGCACCATCTGCGTCATCTTCGTCAGCTTAACTGCCGGGACTGCGACTAAAGAgccacacatgcatgcacgagGGTCGCTCTATCTCCACACACATAGATATACGTGCCCAGTGCACTCCGCTTCGTGCGTGAAAGCAGGGGGCTGGTGCGCTAACGCGAGgcacagaggcagacgcaggagcACCTGCGACGTTAGTTTTCCCTCCATGCACCGAGGCCTTCCAACGCACACGCGGGCACGCCAGATGTCCTGCTTGATCGGAGGACCCTCTCCGCGGACACGCGATTTCCTCCCGAAGTATTTCTGCGATTTTTGCGTGGCTCACctgaggcagcgcggcgcggagctcgcgccaGAGTCTCTGGCGAAGGCCGGGGAACTGCGAAGAGCCCCCGACGAGCAGAATCTCGTCGCCTGCAAAGGGCTGGAGTTCCCGCGGCAGCAACGCGATGGAACGCTGAATGAGCTCCACGAGGCCGCACTCGGCGCTCCCCACgtctgcagagaggaaaagagagacgagagaaacgaacaagtcgcgcgtctcgcagaCAAGGGAGAGACcaaagcggagacgcagaaagcaGTCTCCACATGCATGCCGCGCCCTCACAGCCGCcaacgcgccgcgacgctctcATTCTCCTCGCGGCTTTCCTTTTTCTGCGTGTTCTCCACGCTCCTCCCCCCGGCTGAGGCAGGCCAcggaagaggccgcggaagaggccgcggcagcgaaggTGAAAAGACTTTGACCTGCGAGCCCGCCACTGAGAGAagggcgcgtctcgcgcactTGAAGCAGGATTTctttcctccgcgctgcagcctccggcGCACAGCAGCGCACGAGGCACGACGCgaagggcgcgcgagcgactgcCTCACCCTGGGGATGGAAAAGGACTTCAGGCACTGAGATTCGCTCTgtgcagaggcgcacgcTCTGTCGCTCTTCAGAGTTGAGGGCCGCATCAGCGGccggcagagaagcagcTACAGGCTCGCGAgcgtgaggcgcgccggcagaagGCGCGTTTGGCGGAGTGGCGGGAGAGttgaagaaggagagaatgGACGCCCGCTGCGGAGTGCAGAGAAGACAAAGCGACAGACCTGGCGCATGATCGCGCAagggaggagctgcgcgacgccgaagaagacgaaacacGCCTGTGAGAGCCGATGACATACTTATACAGATATACCAGAACAAAAGGCAAATAAAAAGCTGCATTCGCACAAGACAGGTCCCTTGCATCTGCAAGCAGAGCTTTGACAAGGCGTAGATCGCTGTATATAAACCACGTGCGTGCATAGTTGCACGGTCCCCTTCTCTTTGAGAGACCGCGGCTCCCCTAGTAGCTCCACACAAACAGAGGACCTCTCCTTTCCCGCGGGGGTCGCGCCTCGCTTTTTATTCGCTCAGCGGCCTCTCTCGATTCGCACggccgccgctccgcgcTGAGCTCTTTCCTCCCCCGATTGCAGATGCGCATCTGCAGTTCGAGCTTGAATCTACCGAtgctgcgcgacgagccTTGCGACTCGAAGTGTAGTCAGTGGACCTCACCGTCGCTCCCGAGCCGTACTCGGGCAAAAAGAACTCCTTGAAGAGGTGGGCGCTCTCCACGCAGGTCGGTCCGCCGGCAGCCTGTGCCTCGCTTTGCGCGCGGCTGAGCTGCTTGTCGAAGTCTTgcgagacgaagcagcaCGCCTCCTTCATCTGCAGATACACGGAAAGAGAAATGCCTCGGCTGAACTCAGTGAACACGCCTCTTGTCCTCGAGGCAAAGGAGCCACGCAGCGAGAGGACcctgctgccgcccccccACCGCAGCTCGACTTCATGCAGGGGTGGAAAGCTCGTCGCTCacgctgcgacgccgcgagacgcgccgaggaggcggcctccTTGCGCCGAGTCTTTTCTAGCTCCCGCCCCAGCCGCCGGTGCAAGCGGCTGCACGCGGACATCCGTTTAGAGCTCAGACAAGGTGAAacccgcctgcctcctctgtgcgccctctcccttcggcgcctctctgctgttccctctttctctctcctccgtgCGATCGTATGAACGTGTgtacatatgtacatatgtatgtatgtaggtacgtatgtatgtatatatgtatgtacgcaTGTATGTcagtatatacatatatgcgcatatgtatacgaacatatatatatgtacatatatacatatatgaatGCTCATGTATAAGAATGTATGAATGTGTGGAGTGCAAGTGCCGCCTGGGTGCCGGTTGGACCGCGCTTCGGGGTGCTTCTAGCGTTTTTTCGAGTGTCCCGGCCCCCTGCGGACACTCTCTGTGCTCGTTTTTGCCTTCTCGCCTACTCGCTGAACGAGGAGTTCGTTTCTCTCGAGGTTGAGCGAGCGGAACCCGCAGAGGTTCTTCAAAACCGTGGTGAGCAGACTGCCGCCGACGGAgctccgcagcgcggcgcgctcgacgGGCTGGAGATCCATGTAGGGGACTACCATAGAGCCGCTGAAGCCGACGTCCACGACCAGCCCGCAGAGCTTGCCCCTGAAGACAAGCGCCTCTTGCGAGGCCtccagcgacgcaggcgcgctgcggcgacgcttctcttcctctctgtcgcccctgcggctgcgccccttcgccgcgtcgggcacgtcgccgccctcgccctcgccctcgccctccggcggagggggggctCGCAGGCCTCCGTACCGGCGCACGCTGTcgggcgcgaaggccttGGGCTCCACCGAGCCCGCGAGACCCGGgaggccgtcggcgccgacttcggtggcgtcgtcgtcctcgagaGGCCCgttgaggaaggcgaaggggaCGGCCTGCTGCGCAGGGAGGAAGAGGACTTGGCTGAAGCGGAAGTCCTCAAAAAGGACTTCGCTGAGCGCATGTCGCACCGCAGGCGGGGCAAGGAAGGGCTCCGTGACGATGACGCCCTGGTCTGCGAGGGACGCCTCTGAGAAGTTCAGGTAGCGTTTGTGCGTGAGAAGCACTTCCCACAAATCGCGCATCATCTCGACATCCGAGACGAGAGGCGAgatcgtcgctgccgcctgcgaaggCCGCAGGCAAAAGTAATTCGAGGACAGCAGCAGATCCTCGCCGTAGAGTAGCAAGCCCTGGTGCTGCCGCTCCCGGACCTGACCCACACAGGTGTTCAGACAATGGCGCGGCAAAAACTCGCCCGCGAAACCCGCCTTCAAACAGCCCGTCCCGTTATCCAAGACTACCGCCGGAGGGACCATCATGgtagaaagaagaagagaaagacagagagaggaaagacagGGAGGGATACAAGGCCCGGCGCAGGTGgagacgcggctgccgcggagacacGAAGGCGAGCCGAACACGTAGGCAGCAAAGGAGGACGAgtgcggggggggagggggctgcaccgacagcagcgcagaaagacgagagaaggcggcgagacAGGAGAAGACAAGCGAACGAGAGAGAGtaacagagagagacgtgagacagaagagaaagacgtgagagagaaaaaagcggCGGGCGGGAACCCGAGAAGCCGATGCAGGGACGCTGGAAGACAAAGCGCCACAGCGTACCCTCAGGCGAcaagagacaggagagagtcgccgcgggcgaggacggagagacacgcagcgaaCGAGGTGAAACGAAACCAGAAAGGAGCATCTGCAGAGTGCGGAAGCCGCCACAGATCTCCAGAGGCGTGAAGAAGCCAATCACATTTTACAACCTCCCACGGTAAAAAAACGTAAAAGAGTTATCTGTCTATCTCTTCTTTTCCCGCTCGTCGCTGAAACGACCCGCTGCTCTGGTGAACGACCGCGGCAGCGCACCGAgggagtctccgccgcgagaaCTCCACGAGATAAATTTCGAGAAGAGagagtcgccgcgcctccttcaaAAACGACTGCCCAGGCGCAAGAGAGAGTGACTCAGAGTCTGTTGAAAGCAGCGAAACTcaggccgaggccgcggctgtcCGTACGCCTGCATTTTTCGCTTTCCCCCGACTCCGTACGTACTGCCCTGGCTCCACGCGAGACTgagcgaagagcgagagaaaaactcTAGAGTGCGCGGCCCCCAGAGAACGCCAACGACGGGTGAAAACAGCCACAAGGCAGGAAACCCTTGTGAGGAGAAGGACAATTTAGCAAAAAAAAAGATGGAGGGAGGTTttgagaaaagaaaacgcggGGCAGAGAAGAACAAAAAATATGTGAAGTGTTCAGGGACAGACACTCGTCGGGCCTTGCAGCCGTCCGCaaaggagagacgaaggaacggacaggcgaggaggcgcgaaggAAACTGACAGAAGCTAGATAAGAGAATAAAACGAATacgagacgaagacgagaagaagacaaggAAAGAGCGAAGCGTTAcgcacagaggagacagccgaTGCGCTTGATTACGGGGACtgtcgcggcagcgcaggcgacagtGAAGAGTGAGAGCAGAgtcgggagaagaagaatgCACAGCACATAGATCCGTTGAGATTCGTGAGAAAAGAGACAGTGAGCGTCGTAGGGGCTTCATCGTTTGAGGAGAAATCGAAAACAAGGCAGATAGCGTTCGTttccgcgcatgcatcccTTGTAACTACACACATCGGGAACGCATGCAGCCTCTCTGGTGTCTTGCAACATGCGATATTCGCTGTTCTCCGGCCTCGCACTTTGCaatcttttttctctttttttttctctcttcgaAGTTTTGCGAGCAGTAGTGGGCGCGAAATCTCTCtgagaaggaagagaaggGCAGGACGCCTGACGATGTTTGTATTCTTCACCTGTAGGCCAGTGTACAGTCGCGTATCGACGTCGTCCTTCTGTACATATTTACTGGCGCCTCGTGAAGATATGCAGCTTTTTGAAGGACATTCACAGGGTTTCTTGGCAGCCTTGTGGCGTCATTGACTGCGAGAGCAGCCAGCTATAGGGAGGAAACTTGTTTTTATTGGAAATCTGATACCGATGACACGCGGATGACCCTTCGCTCGTCTCTTCGTTCGCGTCCCGTCTGTCTTCACTCCATTCGCGCCGTCTGCCCTTggtcttcctcttttttgATCCTGGCttctcgctttttttcttgATACTTCTCTCGGCTGCCTTTCCTGCCAGCTTGAATTTTGGTGGTTTTTTTTGTCGCTTCCGTGTGGGTCGCGTCGATTTTTCTTgacgcctcctcttctctgccgccgcacaTCGGGAGCCgcgtttcttcctccgctgaCTTGCAGTTGAGAGACGCAGGGAGGAGACCTTGTAAAACCCAGTTCGTGTAGGCCATCGAGGTTTGCCCCAATCGGTAGCCGCTCGAAACCAttttttcccttttttcgAATGTAAATGCTTTCCCTCGCAGAGTTGGTCAGAAAGCCTCCAGCGCTCCGTGAGCAGCCTTGCTGGCCCTGCGCCGTTTGGCGCCGAACTGCTCTCGAGTTGATACGCTGAGGCCTCTCCGCTGGTCGCGCATATCTCTTTCTTGGTGAAAcagggcgggcgaggcgcatACAAGTCTTGTGCGGTGattcttttcctctctgcctcgagtCTCACGCTCGCGAACAATTTCGATGCCTTGTCTCTCTCCAGTGGTGGAGGTGAGCCAAGGTTTAAAACAAATTCGGATTTTCAAGTATTTATGCCCTTTTTTCGCATTTATCGTGAACACGGGTCCCGGTGATGTGGCGGCCAACCCGTGGGCCGCGGGCTCGCAGGAACATGCCGCCCGTCTCTAGCCGTCTgccggaggagagaggcgccgaccgcgcgacgcggcgacagaTTGAAAGGGGcccgtctcgccttcctttcCCTCCTCAGTGTCTCTACAGctctgcagagggcgcggaaaCCTCGACAGGCGGGGCCGTATGGTGGCGTTCGCTCCCGAGCCTCGTTCTTATCGTCCTTCATCTGCTGCTTCTTGCTCCTCTTTCGCTTTGCCTGGGCCTCCACACACTGGAGCGGAAATGCAgagagcgcctgcgaggctgcCCCCCGCACCTTGGTTGCCTCTCGACTGgactctgccgcgcggcgagccggtcgctgtcttccttctcctatcgtggaggacgaaggagaggggaagaagaaaaactaGAGACaacagagacagaaacgaAGCAAGAAGGCGCGAGACAGGCTCGACTCGACAGTTTGCACGTTTTTGTAGTCCTGCGGAGCGACGAGCTTCTTCTGCTCTGTAGAGGCAGATGCATCTCTGCGTCACCTCTCAGCCCccttttctcttcgtttttTGATTGCGATTCCGCAGATTCCTTGTCCGCCACAGAAGCGCCTCCGTCGTGTCACTGCTCTgcctgcggctcctccgctgcgccgccgtcttctctcttgcgCGCGAGGCAACGCCGCtttgcgtctgcctcctcgccgcacgccgcggcgtctccgccttccacGTTTGCCTCAACCTCCGCTTCGACTCCAAATCCTTCTTGTTCCCGTTCGTCTTCGttcgcttctttttttctATCTTCACGCTCACTGAGCCAAGAGGAAACAGGGGAAGGACCTGCGGAGGAGCTCCTTCTCCCCTCAGTGGTCAGCGCCTTCGAGAGCGGCGTGCacttcctttctctcttcgaTGCTGCAGGGATCTGCTTGCGTGAGCCGATcctttcgcgtctcctctgtcttttAGCTGCAGACAAACGATGGCGTCTGGCACCTCTTCCCGCTCAaagcgcgtctggcgcgtcgtcctcgcttccgcgttcttcctcttcgtctccgcctgaaCCCTCTTTCGCTGCTCagtcttctttttcgcctcgcctctccctctcgggCGCCGAGTCTTCAGCCCCGTCTCCGTTGAgttccgcctcgcctggcTGCGTTTCGGCGTCGACCTCAGAGGCAGCGCCTGTCGaggcctgccgctgctcctctccgcgccggagagcccgagagagaggcggaggcggccacgcggcgcacgcgtTCGGAGGGCGCATCCGAAGTAGAAGAAggtctttctctccttcgccctgccgcgccgccgcggggagcTGCGAGGGACACGATTGTAAATCCGGGCgctcggcctcttcgccgtcatCGGACTCAACCGTGGCtccgtcctctgcgcggctgtcgccggcgccctcgtcgttcTCTTCTTTATCGCCTGCGGCATCATACCCttggcttcctcgcgcctctgctgcgcaccCAACCTCTGGTGTCTCCTTGTCTCCACGCCTCGCGGCAGAGTGCGATGCGAAACA
This portion of the Besnoitia besnoiti strain Bb-Ger1 chromosome VII, whole genome shotgun sequence genome encodes:
- a CDS encoding Sodium:neurotransmitter symporter family protein (encoded by transcript BESB_076850), translated to MMTSLAADTLAQVRQVAFVATGVLGVPCQYLRISRAWGRDRGQPLTTTPVGGSPCGFTDEARSDIKRPLARQWTAADSTQPGPFAAVPEGSRGRGDIRSDGDTQSATGVWLARSRLAATDASVGFQPVRPTQCESRSHTRQGRHSRRVASSPSPPLCRKGERRSREEAASALPATAKRHRGPDSFPPPPLDAPRAPPLYYTEGVHGFSRLRTRAHLPVLSPIVGSPLSPSWSARGSSPPSKTTPASARPPSPASPRIPPAGVVRSPPLPGSPPPNPPFLFTPVLQVSGGYVPQTGGPLKRKRSQERGDSPEFGEPCRKVWGSPWVSWRKGEPVLPPSPGALWSPSGSPEGLQSDSD
- a CDS encoding actin-like protein ALP 5 (encoded by transcript BESB_076860); its protein translation is MMVPPAVVLDNGTGCLKAGFAGEFLPRHCLNTCVGQVRERQHQGLLLYGEDLLLSSNYFCLRPSQAAATISPLVSDVEMMRDLWEVLLTHKRYLNFSEASLADQGVIVTEPFLAPPAVRHALSEVLFEDFRFSQVLFLPAQQAVPFAFLNGPLEDDDATEVGADGLPGLAGSVEPKAFAPDSVRRYGGLRAPPPPEGEGEGEGGDVPDAAKGRSRRGDREEEKRRRSAPASLEASQEALVFRGKLCGLVVDVGFSGSMVVPYMDLQPVERAALRSSVGGSLLTTVLKNLCGFRSLNLERNELLVQRMKEACCFVSQDFDKQLSRAQSEAQAAGGPTCVESAHLFKEFFLPEYGSGATRASILSFFNSPATPPNAPSAGAPHAREPVAASLPAADAALNSEERQSVRLCTERISVPEVLFHPQDVGSAECGLVELIQRSIALLPRELQPFAGDEILLVGGSSQFPGLRQRLWRELRAALPQHWPVNIYTEAEPQFSVWRGASCSYADRALFDYNAVTRQQFEEVGTHRSQGGAQNADYAAFY